One uncultured Caproiciproducens sp. DNA segment encodes these proteins:
- a CDS encoding DUF4194 domain-containing protein: MWSEEYEKLSSYEKGEFRRLSNYLLSHTYLVRYEYQSSQQMTMPSSDYTMVSRFFPVMQEYFSVSGWKLEKEDNYGVMSLINIYDHNRLRVDRFTTLFLYTCRLIYEEHREESGQFYTVRTDTQTVVEKMRMLGLLEKGKTSQKERLDAQRTLVHYNVLQKMDSTWSNEGNQLLILPSILSMVSNRGINDMMIELEEMKNNGAQNDDETEESV; this comes from the coding sequence ATGTGGAGTGAAGAATATGAAAAACTGTCTTCTTATGAAAAGGGCGAGTTTCGACGTCTGAGCAACTATCTCCTGTCCCATACCTATCTTGTCCGCTATGAGTATCAGAGCAGCCAGCAGATGACAATGCCAAGCAGCGATTATACGATGGTTTCAAGGTTTTTTCCTGTGATGCAGGAGTACTTTTCTGTCTCAGGCTGGAAGCTAGAGAAAGAGGACAACTACGGTGTCATGTCCCTCATCAACATATATGACCATAATCGCCTGCGCGTGGACCGATTTACTACGCTGTTTCTTTATACTTGCCGTCTTATCTACGAGGAGCATAGAGAGGAATCCGGGCAATTTTATACGGTGCGAACGGATACGCAAACCGTCGTGGAAAAGATGCGAATGCTGGGGCTTTTGGAAAAGGGAAAAACCAGCCAGAAAGAGCGCCTAGATGCTCAACGAACCTTGGTACACTATAATGTCTTACAAAAAATGGACAGTACGTGGAGCAACGAGGGAAATCAGCTTCTCATTTTACCTTCTATCCTGTCAATGGTGTCCAATCGGGGAATCAACGATATGATGATAGAATTGGAAGAAATGAAAAACAACGGGGCACAGAATGATGACGAAACGGAGGAGTCTGTATGA